One genomic segment of Brassica napus cultivar Da-Ae chromosome A3, Da-Ae, whole genome shotgun sequence includes these proteins:
- the LOC106443797 gene encoding calmodulin-like protein 6, with the protein MNTTELKRVFQIFDKDGDGRITKKELNDSLKNLGIIIPEKELGQMIDKIDVNGDGCVDIEEFGELYKTIMVEDEDEIGEEDMKEAFNVFDRNGDGFITVDELKAVLSSLGLKQGKTLEECRKMIIQVDVDGDGRVDYTEFRQMMKKGRFFSSLS; encoded by the coding sequence atGAATACCACGGAACTCAAACGTGTGTTCCAAATATTCGACAAGGACGGAGACGGTCGGATCACTAAGAAGGAGCTAAACGATTCATTGAAAAACCTCGGGATCATAATACCAGAAAAGGAGCTCGGGCAGATGATCGACAAGATCGATGTGAACGGCGATGGTTGTGTCGACATTGAAGAGTTTGGAGAGCTTTACAAGACGATAATGGTGGAAGACGAGGACGAGATAGGAGAAGAAGATATGAAGGAAGCGTTCAACGTTTTCGATAGGAATGGAGATGGGTTTATTACAGTGGATGAACTGAAAGCGGTTTTGTCTTCCTTGGGACTCAAGCAAGGTAAAACCTTGGAGGAATGTAGGAAGATGATAATACAAGTGGATGTTGATGGTGATGGTAGAGTTGATTACACGGAGTTTAGACAAATGATGAAGAAGGGTCGGTTTTTTAGCTCTTTGAGCTGA
- the LOC106438729 gene encoding cytochrome b6-f complex iron-sulfur subunit, chloroplastic: protein MWLYRTISWRVPYLLLSLPSVVLKALCLIPLVFLLHNINSSITKTLSYFQLKFSMTSSMASSSLSPATQLGSSRNAMLAMSRVMFVKPTNHQMVRKEKLGLRIACQATSIPADNVPDMEKRKLLNLLLVGALSLPTGFMLVPYATFFAPPGSGGGGGGTPAKDALGNDVVAAEWLKTHGPGDRTLTQGLKGDPTYLVVENDKTLATYGINAVCTHLGCVVPWNKAENKFLCPCHGSQYNAQGRVVRGPAPLSLALAHADIDDSGKVLFVPWVETDFRTGDAPWWS, encoded by the exons ATGTGGCTATATCGAACCATAAGCTGGCGCGTGCCTTATCtgcttctctctctcccttcAGTGGTCTTAAAAGCTCTGTGTCTGATCCCActtgtcttcctcctccatAACATCAACAGCTCCATCACCAAAACCCTTTCATATTTTCAGCTAAAGTTTTCAATGACTTCATCAATGGCGTCCtcctccctttctcctgctacTCAG CTTGGTTCGAGCAGAAACGCTATGTTGGCGATGTCTCGTGTGATGTTTGTGAAGCCAACGAATCATCAGATGGTGAGAAAGGAGAAGCTTGGTCTGAGAATTGCTTGTCAAGCAACGAGTATACCAGCAGACAATGTTCCAGATATGGAGAAGAGGAAGCTTTTGAATCTTCTTCTTGTCGGAGCTCTTTCTCTCCCAACTGGCTTCATGCTTGTCCCTTACGCTACCTTCTTTGCCCCTCCTGG ATCCggaggtggaggtggtggtACACCAGCCAAGGATGCACTTGGAAACGATGTCGTTGCAGCAGAATGGCTTAAGACTCATGGTCCCGGTGATCGAACCTTGACCCAAGGATTAAAG GGAGATCCAACTTACCTTGTCGTGGAGAACGACAAGACCCTAGCAACATACGGTATAAACGCAGTGTGCACTCATCTTGGATGTGTTGTGCCATGGAACAAAGCTGAGAACAAGTTCCTATGCCCTTGCCATGGTTCCCAATACAACGCCCAAGGCAGAGTCGTTAGAGGTCCAGCACCATTG TCGCTTGCCTTGGCTCACGCGGATATTGATGACAGTGGAAAGGTTCTATTTGTTCCATGGGTTGAAACTGATTTCAGGACTGGTGATGCCCCATGGTGGTCTTAA
- the LOC106438728 gene encoding uncharacterized protein LOC106438728 — protein sequence MVRFSCFYPHRPKKSEEGLFRKDGSKSKGLSSIIFGRNIPSVSENSKPSGSTGVERVWKSEEIKPSGVLEHDAGTHEARHLKKSQSHGDELYMDVREAAENGTDQITSPESCSKRVEGSPPNLVQKDSVSAYQEGSEQALYGSIFSVGDHHHADGEDSRQLDETSLLSGEEHMDNSNSQTPYDSPLLVRSNSMPNIADSASEKSSPSHHSRSSDDLHVLDTHQTDKLKQEQDHDRDYDDDGYDYSSMAKDWIVPPTDELKLTNFIEGEASNKAAEFPGKDSKFKRIEDWVNDLQHVDFLEDADEINDDELPREPEPTTASANKVDVMKASPGMEAAKKYISSMSASATTVQLVSYGLVEIPFLSAYAGLRVLNLSGNAIVRITPGALPRGLHALNLSKNSISVIEGLRELTRLRVLDLRYNKILRIGHGLASCSSLKELYLAGNKISEIEGLHRLLKLTVLDLRFNKFSTTKSLGLLAANYSSLQAISLEGNPAQKNVGDEQLRKYLLGLLPHLVYYNRQGAKDARLGTGTLQLERGLRSSEMKNSSRKSSLGASNTHKGGSSTARKGSGLQKRSKERSSRLPPVGHRVSPAAYENYHVAAGDRLSSLRSELSMRRSRSEGTLGPV from the exons ATGGTAAGGTTTTCATGCTTCTACCCCCATAGACCTAAG AAATCCGAGGAAGGGCTGTTTAGAAAAGATGGGTCTAAATCAAAAGGGTTGAGCTCAATCATATTTGGAAGAAACATTCCTTCTGTTAGTGAAAACAGCAAACCATCTGGCTCTACTGGTGTTGAGCGTGTCTGGAAATCTGAGGAGATAAAACCCAGTGGCGTTCTTGAGCATGATGCTGGAACACATGAGGCACGTCACCTCAAGAAAAGCCAGTCTCATGGAGACGAGCTGTACATGGATGTGAGGGAAGCCGCAGAGAATGGAACAGATCAGATCACTTCTCCAGAAAGCTGCAGCAAGCGTGTAGAAGGAAGTCCTCCTAATCTGGTTCAGAAAGATTCAGTTTCTGCCTACCAGGAGGGCTCTGAACAAGCACTCTATGGGTCTATCTTCTCGGTTGGAGATCATCATCATGCTGATGGTGAAGACAGCCGTCAGCTCGATGAAACCTCGTTGTTATCCGGTGAAGAACATATGGACAACTCAAACAGTCAAACGCCGTATGATTCACCGTTGCTTGTGAGGTCAAACTCAATGCCGAACATTGCTGACTCTGCATCAGAGAAATCTTCACCTTCTCACCACTCTAGATCCTCTGATGACCTTCACGTTCTAGACACGCACCAAACAGATAAGCTGAAGCAAGAGCAAGATCATGATCGGGACTATGATGATGATGGATATGACTATTCTTCCATGGCAAAAGATTGGATAGTACCACCTACAGATGAGCTCAAGTTAACAAACTTCATTGAAGGAGAAGCATCAAACAAGGCAGCAGAGTTTCCAGGAAAGGATTCTAAGTTCAAGCGTATTGAGGATTGGGTCAATGACCTTCAGCATGTAGACTTTTTAGAGGATGCTGATGAAATAAACGATGATGAGTTACCAAGAGAACCTGAGCCAACAACAGCTTCTGCTAATAAAGTAGATGTCATGAAGGCAAGTCCTGGAATGGAAGCTGCAAAAAAGTATATATCCTCTATGAGTGCTTCTGCGACCACAGTCCAGCTGGTTAGTTATGGTCTGGTTGAGATACCGTTCCTAAGTGCATATGCTGGCCTGAGAGTTCTCAATCTCTCTGGAAATGCAATAG TGAGGATAACCCCTGGTGCTCTTCCTAGAGGGCTACATGCATTGAACTTGTCAAAGAACAGCATCTCTGTGATTGAGGGACTACGTGAACTCACTCGGCTTCGAGTGCTAGACTTGAGATACAACAAAATACTGAGAATTGGTCATG GTTTAGCTTCTTGCTCCTCTCTGAAAGAACTATACCTAGCTGGGAACAAAATCAGCGAAATCGAGGGTCTTCATCGTCTCTTGAAGCTAACGGTCTTGGACCTACGCTTCAACAAGTTCTCAACCACCAAATCTCTCGGCCTGCTAGCTGCGAACTACAGTTCTCTCCAGGCGATAAGCTTGGAAGGCAACCCTGCACAGAAGAACGTTGGTGATGAACAACTGAGAAAGTACCTCTTGGGACTCTTGCCGCATTTGGTGTACTATAACAGACAAGGCGCTAAAGATGCTCGGCTCGGGACAGGCACACTCCAGTTGGAACGAGGTCTCAGATCATCAGAGATGAAAAACAGTAGCCGGAAGAGTAGCCTTGGTGCGTCCAATACTCACAAAGGTGGATCATCCACGGCTCGTAAAGGTTCGGGTTTGCAGAAAAGGTCTAAGGAGAGAAGCAGCCGTCTTCCGCCTGTGGGACACAGAGTATCGCCAGCTGCTTACGAGAATTATCATGTTGCTGCTGGTGATAGGTTGTCTAGTTTGAGATCTGAGCTCTCAATGAGAAGAAGCCGAAGTGAAGGAACTCTTGGACCTGTCTGA
- the LOC106443795 gene encoding frataxin, mitochondrial, with protein sequence MNKTERERERERGDDCFRNRTAMASTASRFLRKLPRSLKLPQTLVRSNLTRVLSSSTQQTTEPSDSLRRIGSRLLRHDSIATRSFSSQEGPAPIDYSSILQEDEFHKLANVTMNHLLEKIEDYGDNVQIDGFDIDYGNEVLTLKLGSLGTYVLNKQTPNRQIWMSSPVSGPSRFDWDREANAWIYRRTEAKLHKLLEEELESLCGEPIQLS encoded by the exons ATGAATAAgacagaaagagagagagagagagagagaggcgacgACTGTTTTCGCAACAGAACCGCCATGGCTTCTACAGCTTCAAGGTTTCTCCGGAAACTACCGAGGTCTCTCAAGCTCCCTCAAACCCTTGTTCGTAGCAACCTCACAAGGGTTTTAAGCTCTTCGACTCAACAAACCACCGAGCCGTCAGATTCATTACGGCGAATAGGATCTCGTCTTCTCCGACATGATTCTATCGCTACAAGAAGCTTCTCTTCTCAAGAAGGCCCTGCTCCTATCGATTACAG TTCGATTCTGCAAGAGGATGAGTTTCATAAATTAGCCAATGTGACTATGAATCACCTTCTTGAGAAGATTGAG GATTATGGTGATAATGTCCAGATCGATGGTTTCGACATAGATTATGGG AATGAAGTTCTTACTCTTAAGCTTGGATCTTTAGGCACATATGTACTCAATAAGCAAACTCCTAATCGGCAAATCTGGATGTCTTCACCTGTCAG TGGCCCGTCTAGATTCGACTGGGATCGTGAAGCTAATGCGTGGATCTATCGGAGGACAGAGGCGAAGTTGCATAAACTGTTGGAAGAGGAGTTAGAGAGTCTATGTGGCGAACCAATTCAACTCTCATGA